A section of the Paralichthys olivaceus isolate ysfri-2021 chromosome 16, ASM2471397v2, whole genome shotgun sequence genome encodes:
- the wdr33 gene encoding pre-mRNA 3' end processing protein WDR33 translates to MATDIGSPQRFFHMPRFQHQAPRQVFYKRPDFAQQQAMQQLTFDGKRMRKAVNRKTIDYNPSVIRYLENRLWQRDHRDFRAIQPDAGCYNDLVPPLGMLNNPMNAVTTKFVRTSTNKVKCPVFVIRWTPEGRRLVTGASSGEFTLWNGLTFNFETILQAHDSPVRAMTWSHNDMWMLTADHGGYVKYWQSNMNNVKMFQAHKEAIREASFSPTDNKFATCSDDGTVRIWDFLRCHEERILRGHGADVKCVDWHPTKGLVVSGSKDSQQPIKFWDPKTGQSLATLHAHKNTVMEVKWNLNGNWLLTASRDHLCKLFDIRNLKDELQVFRGHKKEATAVAWHPVHEGLFASGGSDGSLLFWHTGVEKEVGGMEMAHEGMIWSLAWHPLGHILCSGSNDHTSKFWTRNRPGDKMRDRYNLNLLPGMSEDGVEYDDMELNSVASIPGMGIPEQLKAAMEQEQSSKEAAPEVEMSIPGLDWGMDEVMGKDAKKVPQKKVPYAKPIPAQFQQAWAENKVPMMPPSGDLSKERKVEQKVEGKKKTQAEMEQEMAALQYTNPLLLEQMKMDRMNQMSTDGNMGPPQGQGTMPPFPGPGGPAGPGAPMPPGQQGFHTNMPPQQMPNNMPPPMGPGGMQPPFIPPGQMGPPSGPQPHQGLPQGMMGPPDMQGPQGMQRHPGPHRNMGPQGPHSMGPGPRGMQGPPGGMMGPPPRGMGPRDPQGPPPQGGMMPPQGNMMGPQGPMQGGMMGPPPRTHNNMPNNYGMGNMQGPPGGMHGPPGKMQGPQGNMQGPHGNMQGPPGNMQGPHGNMQGPPYMHQGQNSGPIMHGMGQQGPNNKGDPRGPPPNHHMGPPDRQCPGGPDQGSGPYWGDNQQSRRGPQDFDGGQDFHGRGEEGWRPGPGYQGGGGHRGGGHRGGNGGNWGPDERFSGGEFRGRRDDRYRGGGPGRPGGHSYPDAYSGQEEGFDGPEEIGRGWDTGCRGRPPRGGGPPRGGGQDGYRDSQQMHDGSSPAGRERPSSLQGMDMASLPPRKRPWQDGPGTGERESPGADGGRPPQREEGAYGPSGRGGRGGWGPGGPGPRRGGPPPRGVLRGGVRGR, encoded by the exons ATGGCGACAGACATTGGCTCACCGCAGCGGTTCTTCCACATGCCGCGTTTCCAGCATCAGGCGCCACGGCAGGTTTTCTACAAGAGGCCGGACTTTGCTCAGCAGCAGGCGATGCAGCAGCTCACCTTCGATGGGAAACGCATGAGGAAAGCGGTGAACCGCAAAACCATCGACTACAACCCGTCTGTCATCAGATACCTGGAG AACCGTTTGTGGCAGAGAGACCATCGAGACTTCAGAGCCATCCAGCCCGACGCAGGATGTTATAACGAC ctgGTTCCTCCTCTCGGGATGTTGAACAACCCAATGAACGCTGTCACCACCAAGTTTGTACGAACCTCCACGAACAAAGTCAAGTGTCCTGTGTTTGTGATCAGG tggACTCCTGAGGGTCGACGTCTGGTCACAGGAGCATCCAGTGGAGAGTTCACTCTGTGGAACGGACTCACCTTCAACTTTGAGACCATTTTACAG GCCCACGACAGTCCAGTGCGTGCTATGACCTGGTCTCACAACGACATGTGGATGCTGACGGCGGACCACGGCGGCTACGTGAAGTACTGGCAGTCCAACATGAACAACGTCAAGATGTTCCAGGCTCACAAGGAGGCCATTAGAGAAGCCAG TTTCTCCCCCACAGATAATAAATTCGCCACCTGCTCAGACGACGGCACCGTTCGGATCTGGGACTTTTTGCGTTGCCATGAGGAACGGATCCTCCGAG gTCATGGTGCTGATGTGAAGTGTGTTGACTGGCATCCCACTAAAGGTCTCGTAGTCTCTGGCAGTAAAGACAGTCAACAGCCAATCAAATTCTGGGACCCCAAGACTGGACAGAGTCTGGCTACACT CCACGCCCACAAGAACACGGTGATGGAGGTGAAGTGGAACCTGAATGGTAATTGGCTGCTGACGGCATCACGTGACCACCTGTGCAAACTGTTTGACATCAGAAACCTGAAGGACGAGCTGCAGGTGTTCCGAGGACACAAGAAGGAGGCAACGG CTGTTGCCTGGCATCCCGTCCACGAAGGTCTGTTTGCCAGCGGAGGTTCTGATGGTTCTCTGCTCTTCTGGCACACTGG GGTGGAGAAGGAGGTTGGAGGGATGGAGATGGCTCATGAGGGGATGATCTGGAGTCTGGCATGGCACCCGCTGGGTCACATCTTGTGCTCTGGCTCCAATGACCACACCAG TAAATTCTGGACGAGGAATCGACCAGGTGACAAGATGAGAGATCGTTACAACTTAAACCTGCTGCCGGGGATGTCGGAGGACGGCGTGGAGTATG acgACATGGAGCTGAACAGCGTGGCCTCCATCCCTGGTATGGGGATCCCTGAGCAGCTGAAGGCCGCcatggagcaggagcagagca GTAAAGAGGCGGCCCCGGAGGTCGAGATGTCTATCCCTGGTCTGGATTGGGGCATGGACGAGGTCATGGGTAAAGACGCCAAGAAGGTCCCTCAGAAGAAAGTGCCGTATGCCAAACCAATCCCGGCCCAGTTCCAACAG GCCTGGGCGGAGAATAAGGTTCCCATGATGCCGCCTTCTGGAGATCTTTCAAAAGAGCGAAAGGTGGAGCAGAAGGTGGAGGGTAAGAAGAAAACTCAGGCAGAGATGGAGCAGGAGATGGCAGCTCTGCAGTACACCAACCccctgctgctggag CAAATGAAAATGGACCGGATGAACCAGATGAGTACAGACGGGAACATGGGTCCCCCACAGGGACAGGGCACCATGCCCCCCTTCCCTGGCCCCGGAGGCCCTGCAGGTCCTGGGGCCCCTATGCCTCCTGGCCAGCAGggatttcacacaaacatgccaCCCCAGCAAATGCCCAATAACATGCCCCCCCCCATGGGCCCTGGAGGTATGCAGCCCCCTTTCATTCCCCCTGGACAGATGGGGCCACCCTCAGGACCTCAGCCTCACCAGGGGCTGCCTCAGGGCATGATGGGACCACCAGACATGCAAGGACCTCAAGGAATGCAGAGACATCCTGGCCCTCATAGAAACATGGGTCCTCAAGGGCCTCACAGTATGGGTCCTGGACCCAGAGGGATGCAGGGCCCTCCTGGTGGGATGATGGGCCCCCCTCCTCGGGGAATGGGGCCAAGGGATCCTCAAGGGCCTCCACCTCAGGGGGGCATGATGCCACCTCAAGGGAACATGATGGGCCCCCAGGGTCCTATGCAGGGTGGAATGATGGGCCCCCCACCCAGGACACATAACAACATGCCAAACAATTATGGGATGGGCAACATGCAGGGGCCCCCAGGTGGAATGCATGGACCTCCAGGAAAAATGCAGGGGCCCCAAGGTAACATGCAAGGACCCCATGGAAACATGCAGGGCCCCCCTGGAAACATGCAAGGGCCACATGGTAACATGCAGGGGCCCCCATACATGCACCAG GGTCAAAACTCGGGGCCTATAATGCACGGGATGGGGCAGCAGGGGCCCAATAACAAAG GAGATCCCCGGGGGCCTCCGCCAAACCACCACATGGGCCCTCCTGACCGACAGTGTCCCGGAGGACCAGACCAGGGATCAGGGCCGTACTGGGGGGACAACCAGCAGAGTCGGCGTGGACCACAGGACTTTGACGGAGGCCAGGACTTTCACggtagaggagaggagggctGGAGACCTGGACCAGGATACCAGGGAGGGGGAGGACACAGGGGGGGAGGACACAGGGGAGGGAATGGAGGGAACTGGGGCCCTGACGAGAGGTTCAGCGGAGGAGAATTTAGAGGACGGAGAGACGACAG GTACAGAGGAGGCGGCCCTGGCCGGCCTGGAGGTCATAGTTACCCTGATGCGTACAGCGGCCAGGAGGAGGGCTTTGACGGCCCAGAGGAGATTGGCCGAGGTTGGGACACTGGATGCAGAGGGAGGCCGCCTCGAGGAGGAGGTCCccccagaggaggag GTCAGGATGGTTATCGGGACAGTCAGCAGATGCATGATGGGTCGTCACCAGCTGGTCGTGAGCGACCGTCTTCCCTGCAGGGGATGGACATGGCGTCTCTGCCCCCCCGAAAGCGTCCATGGCAGGATGGACCAGGAACTGGCGAGAGAGAGTCTCCCGGAGCTGACGGAG GTCGACCCCCCCAGAGGGAAGAAGGTGCTTACGGTCCGTCTGGTCGAGGTGGACGAGGAGGCTGGGGTCCTGGAGGACCTGGACCCAGGAGGGGGGGACCACCACCCAGAGGAGTACTGAGGGGAGGCGTTCGGGGCCGATAg
- the sft2d3 gene encoding vesicle transport protein SFT2C, translating into MADLNRQLQEYLTQSKGGGAKTISHSSTTVDLDDPEPVPSSWFGRWSSPWSGQSSNSNSGISWPWSAEPDPCLPGMGRRQRLVGFGVCASFSALCFGLSALYAPLLLIYARKFALLWSLGSLFAIAAAAVLRGPSRLVAGLPTSPAAAVYLCALGGTLYAALSLHSTVLTALGAALQVAVIVGYVVSLLPGGSAGIRFMGGMAASAIKRTVTGKTIPI; encoded by the coding sequence ATGGCGGACCTGAACCGACAGCTCCAGGAATACCTGACTCAGTCCAAGGGCGGCGGAGCGAAGACCATCTCCCACTCCAGCACCACGGTGGACCTGGATGACCCGGAGCCGGTCCCCAGCAGCTGGTTCGGGCGGTGGTCCAGCCCGTGGTCCGGCCAGAGCTCCAATTCAAACAGTGGCATCTCCTGGCCGTGGTCAGCCGAGCCGGACCCCTGTCTGCCGGGCATGGGCCGGCGGCAGCGGCTGGTGGGGTTCGGGGTGTGCGCGTCGTTCTCCGCGCTGTGTTTCGGGCTGTCCGCGCTGTACGCGCCGCTGCTGCTGATCTACGCCCGGAAGTTCGCCCTGCTCTGGTCGCTCGGTTCGCTGTTCGCTATCGCGGCCGCGGCGGTGCTGCGCGGCCCCAGCAGGCTCGTCGCCGGCCTCCCCACCTCCCCTGCAGCCGCCGTGTACCTGTGCGCCCTCGGAGGAACTCTGTACGCGGCGCTGAGCCTCCACAGCACCGTGCTGACCGCGCTGGGCGCGGCCCTGCAGGTGGCTGTCATCGTCGGATACGTGGTATCGCTTCTGCCCGGAGGCAGCGCCGGGATCCGCTTCATGGGGGGCATGGCGGCCTCCGCCATCAAAAGGACCGTCACCGGGAAAACCATTCCCATCTGA
- the LOC109643740 gene encoding dual specificity protein phosphatase 18: MSISQITPTLFLGSADAPLNAALMSQKSITLIVNATLSHTCPAYPGVECVRVPVSDLPSARLGDHFDRVAERIHGNRAGGTLVHCAAGMSRSPALVMAYLMRYRGVTLRQAHRWVQESRPCVRLNTGFWDQLLQYEKRLYGKNTVKVATVEEMSPPPPPLTPRTQRVTKSTQLQRNWFMLVPRSLIAGSPVMSQGLTPGNKSRRGTKSSNV, from the coding sequence ATGTCCATCTCTCAGATCACCCCCACTCTCTTCCTGGGCAGCGCTGACGCCCCCCTCAACGCAGCACTGATGTCACAGAAAAGCATCACCCTGATCGTTAACGCCACACTGAGCCACACCTGCCCCGCCTACCCTGGGGTGGAGTGTGTACGGGTTCCTGTCTCTGACTTACCCAGCGCTCGCCTTGGTGATCACTTTGACCGGGTGGCAGAGCGTATCCATGGCAACCGAGCTGGCGGAACACTGGTGCACTGTGCCGCCGGTATGAGCCGTTCTCCGGCGCTGGTGATGGCCTACCTGATGCGCTACAGGGGGGTGACGCTCCGCCAGGCACATCGCTGGGTGCAGGAGAGTCGGCCCTGCGTCAGGTTGAACACTGGATTCTGGGACCAGCTCCTGCAGTACGAGAAGCGTCTCTACGGGAAAAACACCGTCAAAGTCGCAACAGTAGAGGAGATgtcacccccacctccccccctGACGCCGAGGACACAGAGGGTGACGAAGTCAACgcagctgcagaggaactgGTTCATGCTGGTACCCAGGTCACTGATAGCAGGGTCACCTGTGATGTCACAAGGTCTGACACCAGGAAACAAGTCAAGAAGAGGAACCAAGTCCAGCAACGTCTGA